The Papilio machaon chromosome 15, ilPapMach1.1, whole genome shotgun sequence region agtctagaagaacacataggctactttttacgtttttttttaaattacgcgcggacgaagtcgctggcgacagctagtttttacataatagtGATTTTCGACTGTAGAAATACCTGTAGGAAAACGTGTCGTTATCTCAGGTTTTTCAGAAGAAAAGAAagagacaatatgtttttttaaactattaggCATTTAATATGCATGGTTAAATATgctaaattacaaaaactataaacaaaaattttgaatatttttttctgagtTTGTCGCAGTTGTTTATTAGCAATATGTATCTCGAACCGAATCTTAACTATCAGTGCGTGATGATACTGAGCTAAATTAACTTCAAATGTATGTCAAAATGATTTACTGAGAGATGATGAGTGATCGTATCGCGTGCTGCATTCGCACGTGATCCAGTAGGCGTTAGTCAACATAGAGTAATCGAGGATACGCCGCTCTTATGACTCGTGgtcacgttttatttttatttataaaaaaatctattctactctcttttatcttttccagtcattattatcaaaaatatttttgtgactCCTTTAGTATCGCTTGCCCAGTTACTTCAATAAGCTAAATGGTAAAAAATAAGCCCTTATTTTGCTTGAACTGGGAcggtttttgtatatttttgtactattattataaatttagtttttttggcTAGCACCAGCTCTAGTCTTGAACCAAATAGACGCAAAccgatatttattttgtttctgaaTTTCTCTTCTAAGTATTCTTGGCTACATGTGTATGTtaagtcaataaaataaatttattataagcaTACGGTGCTAGCGTTTGGTTTTGAATGGCGGCTCTAGGTGTATTCGTGgagtatttaaacaaataaattgtgGTTAGAGCTTTACTGTTATCAGACGTACATATATTTGAGGaacattcaaacaaaaattcaCACGCTAATTAGGAAAGGGAAAAACAAGCTCGAGACGTATTAgttagtagattttttttaattctgctcaGTGCTGGCAGGTTTACATAGTTTTTTCTAGTCATGCTCTAAATTATGAACAtttctttctatttataaatttttctttagtaAATAATCGATTTGATTTCAGACAATgggtaaaaaaagaaaaattcagGATAATAGCACGGACAGTATTAATGCaagtaaaagaataaataaccaaaaaattaaagatgtaATCGCGGATGAAGTCATGGAAAATGTATACGAGAACAGTGGTACTGATGTTCAGACaagcattaataaaaaaagaaaggacaaaaaaaataaagtgaaaattGCGGATGACGTTGTGAAAAATGTAAAGGAAGATCTTGAAACTGGTATACAATCgaacaataagaaaaaaagaaaggataaaaaaattaaagatgtaATCGCAGAGGACGTTGTTGAAAACCAAGACAGTAAaattagtaacaaaaaaagaaatggtaaaaaaaataaagatggaCTTTCGAAGGACAATGTTAAAAACGTAAGTGAGGATAGTGAAAGTGTTGTACAATCTACCAATAACTTTAGAGCGATAAGTAATAGCGGAACACCGAAAAAGATCATATTTGTTGACGATGAACCGCAGGAAGTGTCAACATCGtccaataataaaactaaaaaaagtaaaccttccaagaaaataaaagaatacaacGACGATATAATGAAAGAAGAAGATGTAAAAGATGAAGACATCGATAAGTTTTGTGATGAATTAGGTGAAGAAGACAATAAACAATATGAAAGTTGGGTGCAATTAATAGAAGCTAGTTTAAGTTCgaataaaaagaaaccaaaataaaaatttgttcatattttagtTGTAACAAGTTCCTAATAGCTTCAGGCCTCGGCATGCAATAATGAATTCGTCGTGACGAATTTATTTCGAATTcacctttaaattatttaaaacttctttAGCGGATCGTAGGAATATTTATGATGAATGCGAAAAGATGTGACTATTTATTTCACTATAAGTTTCGCAAAATTCACTAAAGTTTGTATAAAAGACCGAATCTTAGAACAtgtaaatatagtatttataattttaacctGTTCAATCAAGACACCATACATCTTAAGTCTACACCGTTATAATTAATGACTTTTCCGTAAAACGGCCATTGCAAGCGCAAACCTATTCCTAGAATAACTGGGACATGTCCCACTATATTTCCAAGTGGAATATCAActaatgaattattaataaccgGTCGGTATTGGTTTAccaatattttgtttgaaccAAAATAACTGGAGGAACGATTCTtgagaataaaattatcactAAAAAAACGACGTTTACCAGATTTCTACAAATGAAAAACTCTAAACTTGTAACACCAACAAGGTAACATGATTTTAATTGACACTGACATAcatcattgtttttattaattttgactttgACAAATGAAGTGAATAAAATGTGACTGAAGAAAAACacgtgtaatattaaataatttttattttattatttgtattaaaagatAGTAAAACAATCTTCAATCAACTATGACAAGATTTGCAAGGGCGAGAGGCTCTAAGTCTTCAAATCAAAAGGCCCCAGAAGATAGTACGCCATGGGAAGTTATGAAGGAGCAGATTATTCAATCGAAAAAAGAATCCGAAGAGTCTAAACAGAGAAAAGAGGTAATTCAGGTTATATTAACGCGAGCCGCGGagttacgttttattttctgaACACATAACCTAAAAATGTCATGTTTATTGTTACAGGCTGAACAAAAGCGAATAGATAACTATTCGAATTTCCTTAAAGAACAGAAAGTGCAAAAGCGAAAAGCTACTTGGTGTGACTTTCCTGAAGTAGAGTGCAAAAGGAAGCCAGTCAATGCCAACGAAAGTCAACATAAcgaaaaattacacaaaaagaaaaataagaaaaaagaaaagacaTGCGAAGAAACACAGATCCAGTCGACTAATGAAATCCAAAAACAAGCCGATGACACCGAACAAACCAGTGTTTCagttaaacaaaacaagaaaaagaagaaaaataaggTACCAgttaaagatattaataatgaaGACAAACAACATGTTGACTCGGTTGAAaaagttgaattaaataacactgTACAATTACAAAATGGTGATTTgtcaaagaagaaaaaaaagaagaaaaagtcACAGCAATCTCAAAATGAGGCTACAAAAACTGATGAAAACCAGGAGcaccaaaataataaaactgatgGTATCCAAGGATCTGaaggtaacaaaaataaaaacaacaatattaatactaagaacaaaaaaaacagaaatcaAAAACCTACTCGTAGGAAAGACATAAATGACAAAAGCTTTCAATTAATAGTCAATGGTAAAGAAATTGAATTGGTCAGGTTTGATGGATTCCCTATTATGAAGAAGGATGCAGAACGActtgcagaattaaaaaatagtatgaTTAAGAAGGGTATACCTAAAAGTGAAGTACAAAGGACAATGAAATTGGAAAGACGAAGAGCTGAGAAAGCTTTAGCAAGAATAAAACGTGAGGTTTGCTATAATTGTAGGAAAGGTGGTCATAATCTGTCTGATTGTCCGGAACTAAAGTCTAAAATACCCGGAGTGGATAGTGCTGAAGGTGTTTGCTTCAAATGTGGTTCCACTGAACATAGACAGTTTGAATGTAAAGTGCAGAGAGATAAAGAGTTCCGATTTGCTACATGTTTCATATGTAAAGAAGCTGTAAGTTAccaaattttctttactttttaaaaattatactgaaAGTTTTGTAAGACATCATCGTCTAATAGGCATTACATAATCTCCCTGTATTTTTGATATGTAGAAACCAATGAATGTTAGTAAACAaatctacattttaaaactgacaaaaattactaaaattttagatttctatttttagatggatgtttgttaaaaagttaCTCCAGAAGGGCTGCACAGattgcaataaaatttgacatagaacatagcctggaagaatacatagttAATCTGTGATCCTTGACATATGCATGGTTCCCCTAGGATATATTTACTTGAGAGCTCTGCAATGGttcaaatttggcacagaaatTGAACATAGTCTCGAGTAATATGTGAGATACAAGATACAAGAGACAAAGTCACAgtcaaaagttataaaaataaaaaaatgctaagataaattatattaatttgttttgtacaatatttttcagGGCCACATTGCTCGGCAATGTCCTGACAATCCCAAAGGATTGTACCCCAACGGTGGTTGTTGTAAACTTTGCGGTGATGTCACTCACTTGAAGAAGGACTGTCCTATTGTAAGTAAAAATCTTCGTATAAACAtcttataatgtaatttaactataataatttgtgtttAATATGAAATCGGTGAAATTTagtcaaataattattttaaatctctaAATTTTCAGATGAAAGACCAAAAAGAGGAAAGTTCAATAAAATTGCATACATTAGGTGCTACTGATAACCTAGAAGATATAAGTCAGAAAACtgaaaataatgtttcagAGGGTACAATGAAAAAAcccaagaaaattaaattttaattctttaatgtgtttttttaaaataaatatgttattacacaaaattttatataaataagtattgcTACAATGTCTTTTGAAATCCATTATTCGtaagttcttttaatttatattgcttCAAGACTTGCTTTAAGTTGTTCTAAGCATTGGGCAGCAATTTGCCCAGTTATTCCTTCAGGACTCTGTGGATCTTCCCGACTTAGTATCCTTGCAGCATCAGCAAGACATTGTATAGGTTCTTGCAATCGCTCTTTCAATTTGTCCTTTGTTATAAGTCCAATGCTGTATTCATTCCTCGCAAGATACATCAGTGGTGCGTGGAGTTCATATAACATCATACCTGTTAATAAACAGATTGTGcacataatacattttaaaaagtttataggTTAGGTAAGCttttaagcaaaataaaagtatataaattatacaatgtcATAGGCCTTGCCCAGTGTTTtcatcctttttttaaattgctttatttatttttagtgttaTGTAAcctagaaaagaaaaaaaggaaCTCTTATAGAATCACTTTGTTGTTTAAATCCTGACCATCATCAGGTCATCTAAGTTTacgattttataaatgtttttttgcatCCAACCTTTTTCTTTACATCGTAGGGATCGATAATACTTAGTCTTGTGTCATTATTAGTTACTTAAACATTACTTACTCTAATTGTATCATAAAAACTCTCGTTACCTCTCATCCGACTGTCTCCGGGGGTGATAACGTCCAGCGTCTTGAGCACCATTCTACAGTATTCAGCCTTGCGCTCCAACATGAGATCCGGTAGATCGTCTATACTGTAACCCTCTACACGCCCGTATAATTGCGCCAGCGCGTATTTGATGGATAAGAGGATCGAATGACGCGGGTGGAAAACCGATTTGTACTGAAaacgataattaaaaatgtacaaggATTTCAGggtcaaataaaacttatgctTGACTTATTAAAACGCTTTACGATGATTATAACACATCGGTTTTTATCTCATACTTTCAGTTTGTGCGACAGAGATAGAGCTCACAGCTAAGATAGAGACACAGTAAATGTGCTTTAACAGAAAAATTTGAACTTTTGTCATACTTTATTGATGGTAGCCTCTCTCTGTTCGATAGCCTGTGGTCCGGGCTCCAAGAGGTCTAGCTGATCAACCTCGGCTTGCACAACTGCCAACATTTTACGCATCGCACCACCAGACGTCTTGAAACCACACGTCTTCTCTGTGCAATTCCACTGTGCATCATTATCTGAAAAGGATAAGGATTACGTTATAATTAAATGCCAATCAATGTAAACAGAAACATGGACAATATTTTAGGTTTTATCTATCTTATGTACTATTTCTCACCTAAAGGATTCGTAGATAAAATAACACCATTATCACacttgttacatttaatagtACTGAGATGTGTTCCTAACTCTGTAGGGTCGGAACAACGCGGGCAATCGCAGTTGAAGAACTTGGACTCCAAAAGATATTCTCGACGTACGATAGTGGGCGAGAGAGCGTGCGTGTAGCATAGATATAGTGGTTCACCCTTCTTTATAGGTATCGCAGCTCGTATCTCTACCCTGAAAATAATGTGCATAATTACTGCCCCataattgtacataaataaagttaacgtTAAATACGATAGATGTTAACGTTAGAACGATAGAAGTTAACGTGTATAGTTAGAGGGTAGAAATTAATGTGTGTATGTCTATTACGATGGATAccttcttattttaaatacgctgacatctatacatataaaagaaagtcgtgttagttacagtatttataactcaagaacggctgaatcgatttgactgaaaattggtgggcaggtagcttagaaccaggaaacggacataggataatttttaccccgttttctaattttttattccgcgcggacggagtcgcgggtaaaagctagtttaacatAAGTCATTTTCTTTGTTCTCAATATCCCTAGACAAATGTCTTTtatttaccgttggtttcttataccaaaatctctgtatgaaatataatatcgTGATCCCCGTCATTAttattgacaaaatagagataaaatatgttttaaacggggttTTTGTCTCGGAAACCTACAGTTAGtagttaatattacaataggTCGGGTTAAAATTAGatacttaaaacaaaagacaaaccGTACCCGACAGAATATTGGCAGCTTTCCActgataatattttgtttgaagaaCCGTTCCGAAATTACGTTAATATGAAatgatgttaaaatttaaaaaagttgtaaatacTGCTGCTGtaatactagaaaaaaaatagtttggtTAAATGGGTTGTTTGGTTTGTTAACACAAGAATTGGTGTTATTGAACACAAGATGTGGTTCAAGTGTATGCAAGTACTTGTAATTGTCCTGTAAGATGGTGTGCACGATGTTAGGTACGCAGCTGTGTGCAGCGATGGCCAAGCGTGGGTACACCGCGCGTATACTGAACCCACCTCGGGAAGGTATTTCCACTGCGTTTacctacataaataaatcacGATTACTAAGTTATAAGTACTTTATATACTCGGTGAACTAATTGATTGATtgcaaaaacaataacaataattacctgctttaaaatattgttagtcAGTTGTTACACCTGAACTTGGTTTCTTCTTGCGTCGGTATTATATTTTCACTGATATTTGAAGTTCATTCTTAAAATTACTACGAACCTCGAGTATACCGCAAGCTTTTTGCACCGTTTCCTTGCTGAAGCGGTCCCCGAGCTTGCAGTGATCGACCAGGAAGTCCACGATGTTGACTTGGTCCATCGACCACGTGGGCCGCTGTTGCCGCGACTCCGTGTGCACCTCCATCATCTCCAGTTCTTGCCGCCATCGCTCTGGATCCTTCTCTTTTGCTAGTAATAATCTGGTCACAcacgtatttaaatatttttttaagttattccCTACATTTACGAGGAACATTGCAGATCTTTGTAATAATCAAAGAAAtggaaaaacataaaaatctgCAACTCGCAAAGACATACGAAGATAACAGATTTTGTGTTAATTCTATGAAAGGTTGCGATTATAGTACACTGCAGTTGAGTTGGCACGTAGCTTAACAGAACTACTGTCCCTGAAGTGTCAATTAAAATGCTGGATACTATACTAACCTTAATGGTGTGATGCAGTCAAGTTGTGGGGCACTAGATGTCCAGTCAGCCACTGGTTGGAAGCGCACCTTTTCCATGCTAAAGATTTCACACTCGGCAATGTGTTGCGGATCGCGTTCACACTGCGCCCCGCACACCGGCCAGCCGCACCGAGAGCATAATGTATTCTCCACAGGACAGTAGCAACCGAGGCATAATGGAGGCGTATCTGTTGACAGAGGCATATACTTAAATATGAAGATAAGGGACGCACTGTTGACTGAAAGAGCAGAGATTTTGTTGTTACTGGCGAGCGTGGAAAATGTTTTGCAAACGGTTAAATCAACGCTAGACAGATGTTTGTAAGAACTTCGACTTGAAACTAAGAGGAAGACGATTTACTATTAattgttgttataatatttcagtACATATACTTAAACAAAATTGTGTGAaccaaataacataaaaaagtaatactgGTTTCTAGAATGCGCTAGAGTGAGagcttttcaatttaaaaacaagaaataaatgaaggatgacttaaataattcatcaaaataaaagGTTAACACCACCGGGGACGGACTGTACTTGCCTGCTTTGGGTCCAACAGCGAACGGTTGATCCGTGAATATTAATTCACCACCATCTAAGTCCTTATTAGCAACTAAATATCGACCGTATTTGTCGTCTCGTAACACGTTATAATGTTTAGCATCcatcataataaattagattCGTTAACTCATGAATCCGCTTCGACTGTCGGCTGTAGATTGAAGCGATATGTTCCTTGGCGTGAAACCAGGAGCGGCTAAAATAAACCTGCTACTAATCGAGAATTGGAACGTTCGAAATTTCGAGTACATACAAGAATTTACACTATACTTGGTACATATGCATTTAGGGTGAATGATCTGcaatattcatataatttatttataacttgtgCTAATTAAAATCTTGTTTTTCTTACAATAGATAACAccgattataaataaatgaaggaATCAATATAAACCTGTTATTATACACATACTTACGCAAACAGAGAGATAAAGACAGAGTTTGAGACATGGTTAgtctaaaaagaaataaacgagtagaaaatgaaatattaactgtttaagaacacatagtaCTTATTTATGTCgcgtaaaatttacaaaagcaTATGTGATGCAATTTATGACGTAACATCTGCAGTATAACTGTCTAAATATCGATCAAATTATTGCAGCCTACATATTCAATGCGTATTATGTAAACAAAGGTCAGGTCATGACTCAggaattatttgtatatcaaGATAACACagctttaataatacatttttaacgcTGAAGGAATAA contains the following coding sequences:
- the LOC106721008 gene encoding uncharacterized protein LOC106721008, giving the protein MTMGKKRKIQDNSTDSINASKRINNQKIKDVIADEVMENVYENSGTDVQTSINKKRKDKKNKVKIADDVVKNVKEDLETGIQSNNKKKRKDKKIKDVIAEDVVENQDSKISNKKRNGKKNKDGLSKDNVKNVSEDSESVVQSTNNFRAISNSGTPKKIIFVDDEPQEVSTSSNNKTKKSKPSKKIKEYNDDIMKEEDVKDEDIDKFCDELGEEDNKQYESWVQLIEASLSSNKKKPK
- the LOC106720905 gene encoding structural maintenance of chromosomes protein 3 homolog, whose protein sequence is MTRFARARGSKSSNQKAPEDSTPWEVMKEQIIQSKKESEESKQRKEAEQKRIDNYSNFLKEQKVQKRKATWCDFPEVECKRKPVNANESQHNEKLHKKKNKKKEKTCEETQIQSTNEIQKQADDTEQTSVSVKQNKKKKKNKVPVKDINNEDKQHVDSVEKVELNNTVQLQNGDLSKKKKKKKKSQQSQNEATKTDENQEHQNNKTDGIQGSEGNKNKNNNINTKNKKNRNQKPTRRKDINDKSFQLIVNGKEIELVRFDGFPIMKKDAERLAELKNSMIKKGIPKSEVQRTMKLERRRAEKALARIKREVCYNCRKGGHNLSDCPELKSKIPGVDSAEGVCFKCGSTEHRQFECKVQRDKEFRFATCFICKEAGHIARQCPDNPKGLYPNGGCCKLCGDVTHLKKDCPIMKDQKEESSIKLHTLGATDNLEDISQKTENNVSEGTMKKPKKIKF
- the LOC106721005 gene encoding SET domain-containing protein SmydA-8, whose product is MMDAKHYNVLRDDKYGRYLVANKDLDGGELIFTDQPFAVGPKADTPPLCLGCYCPVENTLCSRCGWPVCGAQCERDPQHIAECEIFSMEKVRFQPVADWTSSAPQLDCITPLRLLLAKEKDPERWRQELEMMEVHTESRQQRPTWSMDQVNIVDFLVDHCKLGDRFSKETVQKACGILEVNAVEIPSRGGFSIRAVYPRLAIAAHSCVPNIVHTILQDNYKVEIRAAIPIKKGEPLYLCYTHALSPTIVRREYLLESKFFNCDCPRCSDPTELGTHLSTIKCNKCDNGVILSTNPLDNDAQWNCTEKTCGFKTSGGAMRKMLAVVQAEVDQLDLLEPGPQAIEQREATINKYKSVFHPRHSILLSIKYALAQLYGRVEGYSIDDLPDLMLERKAEYCRMVLKTLDVITPGDSRMRGMMLYELHAPLMYLARNEYSIGLITKDKLKERLQEPIQCLADAARILSREDPQSPEGITGQIAAQCLEQLKASLEAI